The Pricia mediterranea genome includes a window with the following:
- a CDS encoding aminotransferase class IV translates to MSNYPEKVLLNDAILNASEAKVSVFDRGFLFGDGVYEVMVQLDNRFFFGKEHLDRLESSLKKVRLSFELSTLPQKIDRLLDATGLTTEDCLLYIQVTRGTAPRKHAFPKDTAPTLLMYAVPFVLPEVNNKPVSAVTRPDFRWHRCDIKMTSLLGNVMANDFAIQNGHYEAIFNRDGKMTEGTHSNLFFVNEGMVFTHPADEHILNGITREIVLQLCRDNNIPYREEAIAFERINAMDEAFLTGTTTQIAAIRQIDDHTFYHRVEPGPVTKKLQQLFFELKKNPILHK, encoded by the coding sequence ATGTCGAACTATCCGGAAAAAGTACTTCTAAATGACGCTATTCTAAACGCATCTGAGGCTAAAGTGTCGGTTTTTGACCGTGGTTTCTTATTTGGAGACGGAGTGTATGAGGTCATGGTACAGTTAGACAATCGCTTTTTCTTCGGAAAAGAACATCTAGACCGACTCGAAAGCTCCCTTAAAAAAGTGCGGCTTAGCTTTGAACTGTCAACACTTCCACAGAAAATAGACCGACTGCTCGACGCTACAGGATTAACTACCGAAGACTGCCTGCTCTATATTCAGGTAACCCGCGGAACGGCCCCTAGAAAACACGCATTCCCCAAAGATACCGCGCCAACCTTATTGATGTATGCCGTACCCTTCGTGCTGCCGGAAGTTAATAACAAACCGGTTTCGGCAGTTACCCGCCCCGACTTTAGGTGGCATCGTTGCGATATCAAAATGACCTCGTTACTCGGCAACGTCATGGCAAACGATTTTGCCATTCAAAACGGCCATTATGAAGCTATTTTCAACAGGGATGGAAAAATGACGGAAGGTACGCATTCCAACTTATTTTTTGTGAATGAAGGAATGGTGTTTACGCATCCTGCGGATGAGCATATTCTAAACGGAATCACCCGTGAAATCGTTCTGCAACTATGCCGGGACAATAATATCCCCTATCGGGAGGAGGCCATTGCTTTTGAACGAATTAATGCAATGGACGAGGCTTTCTTAACGGGCACGACGACACAAATAGCGGCTATACGGCAAATTGATGACCATACCTTTTATCACCGGGTGGAACCAGGGCCTGTCACAAAAAAACTCCAGCAGCTTTTCTTTGAACTGAAAAAGAACCCCATTCTTCATAAGTAA